One region of Chlamydia psittaci 6BC genomic DNA includes:
- the tig gene encoding trigger factor, with translation MSRNFSNEQFSVNLEEQPGCVVSAEVKTTPQLLDKLHKQAIKKIKKDVVLPGFRKGKAPDGIIVSRYPSQVTRELNQLLIQSAYQALGSVGDRRPLSPQAIKSTSVTKADINEGGQVNFTYEAFPTISDIPWDKLSLSEEPAVKDITDEEMEKGLLNISYFFATKTPVTRTSQEGDFISLSLHVSKQNEEGVPTPIFENKYFKLCEEEMTDAFKTKFLGISAGHRVTEVISSPEIQSFLNGDVLTFTVNAVIEVVAPELDDDKARQLQAESLEDLKKKLRIQLENQAKDRQHQQRFAEAENALASIIDFDLPTSMLEDRLAMLTREKLLNARLIQYCSDEELENKKSDLLKEAELEAKKTLKLFFLANKIFNDEKLVISREELQYMMDVCSRERYGMQPPRDISQEALQELVMAARDRLTYHKAMEKVLSKAKESATAPSA, from the coding sequence GTGTCGCGAAATTTTTCTAACGAACAATTTTCTGTTAATTTAGAAGAACAACCTGGGTGCGTTGTTTCTGCTGAAGTAAAAACCACACCTCAACTCTTAGATAAGCTTCATAAACAGGCTATAAAAAAGATAAAGAAAGATGTCGTTTTGCCAGGGTTTCGTAAAGGTAAAGCTCCAGACGGCATTATCGTTTCTCGCTACCCTAGCCAGGTCACTAGAGAATTAAATCAACTACTCATTCAATCGGCCTATCAGGCTTTAGGCTCTGTGGGAGACCGAAGACCTCTTTCCCCACAAGCTATCAAATCGACTTCGGTAACAAAAGCTGATATAAATGAAGGTGGTCAAGTAAACTTTACTTACGAGGCCTTTCCAACGATTTCTGATATTCCTTGGGATAAACTATCCTTATCAGAAGAACCAGCTGTAAAAGATATTACTGATGAAGAAATGGAAAAAGGCTTACTTAATATTTCCTATTTCTTCGCAACTAAAACTCCTGTAACTCGCACTTCTCAAGAAGGCGACTTCATCTCATTGTCTCTTCATGTATCCAAACAAAATGAAGAAGGCGTCCCTACACCAATTTTTGAAAATAAATATTTCAAACTTTGTGAAGAAGAAATGACCGATGCTTTCAAAACTAAGTTTCTAGGCATTTCTGCAGGTCACCGTGTAACTGAAGTTATCTCATCCCCAGAAATCCAATCGTTCCTCAATGGAGATGTTTTAACCTTTACTGTTAACGCAGTTATTGAAGTTGTTGCTCCTGAGCTTGATGATGACAAAGCTCGTCAGTTACAAGCTGAATCCCTAGAAGATTTAAAGAAAAAGCTACGCATTCAATTAGAAAATCAAGCAAAAGATAGACAACACCAACAGCGCTTTGCTGAGGCAGAAAATGCATTGGCAAGCATTATCGATTTCGACCTTCCAACATCTATGTTAGAAGATCGTTTAGCTATGCTAACCAGAGAAAAACTACTCAACGCTCGATTGATTCAATATTGTTCTGACGAAGAACTGGAAAATAAAAAATCAGATTTACTAAAAGAAGCTGAATTAGAAGCTAAAAAAACTTTAAAACTGTTTTTCCTAGCCAATAAGATTTTCAATGATGAAAAGCTTGTGATCAGTCGTGAAGAGCTTCAATACATGATGGATGTATGTTCTAGAGAACGCTATGGCATGCAGCCTCCTCGAGATATCTCTCAAGAAGCTTTACAAGAATTAGTGATGGCAGCTCGTGATCGCTTAACTTACCATAAAGCTATGGAAAAAGTTCTATCCAAAGCAAAGGAATCAGCGACAGCGCCCTCTGCATAA
- a CDS encoding ATP-dependent Clp protease proteolytic subunit, with product MTLVPYVVEDTGRGERAMDIYSRLLKDRIVMIGQEITEPLANTVIAQLLFLMSEDPKKDIKVFINSPGGYITAGLAIYDTIRFLGCDVNTYCIGQAASMGALLLSAGTKGKRYALPHSRMMIHQPSGGIIGTSADIQLQAAEILTLKKHLANILSECTGQPVEKIIEDSERDFFMGAEDAISYGLIDKVVSSAKDTKDKDTIS from the coding sequence ATGACATTGGTGCCTTATGTGGTCGAGGATACAGGTCGTGGCGAGCGTGCCATGGATATTTACTCGCGTCTTTTAAAAGATCGCATTGTAATGATTGGCCAAGAAATTACAGAGCCCCTCGCGAATACCGTCATAGCACAACTACTTTTCCTCATGTCCGAAGATCCTAAAAAGGATATTAAAGTTTTCATTAACTCCCCAGGAGGGTATATCACAGCTGGATTGGCTATCTATGATACTATTCGTTTCTTAGGTTGTGATGTAAATACTTATTGCATAGGTCAAGCGGCTTCTATGGGAGCTTTACTACTTTCTGCAGGGACTAAAGGTAAGCGTTATGCTCTACCTCACAGTCGGATGATGATCCACCAGCCTTCAGGAGGAATTATCGGGACTTCTGCTGACATTCAGTTACAAGCTGCAGAAATCTTAACATTAAAAAAACACCTTGCAAACATTCTTTCCGAGTGCACCGGACAACCTGTAGAAAAAATCATAGAAGATTCTGAAAGGGATTTCTTTATGGGAGCTGAAGACGCAATCTCCTATGGTTTAATTGATAAAGTGGTCTCTTCAGCAAAAGACACGAAAGATAAGGACACCATCTCCTAG